A stretch of Sinimarinibacterium sp. NLF-5-8 DNA encodes these proteins:
- a CDS encoding site-specific integrase — translation MQRPDRLEQTQAAWKLTLAEAMAEWLRLDPPVKTSHAEVLRLDRLKKHHPTLLNRPLLEIDTRDIQDFIAERSTHAVEPSTVNRDLAAISRTFNFARARLGCSGLSNPIVPGVRLRESGGRVRRLESDEKAMLMAHARAYEALHGVPIASIIQVALGTAMRLSEIARMQWEHLSLNDSVVHLPETKNGSGRHVPLSADIRDVILAQGRAAVGRIWPEKEAIRSAWRRVRDAAAAQAEASGQRPLAERIRTFRFHDLRHEATSWLIENTDLNLEQIRSITGHKTVTMLSRYTHPKAGKLVSALNRAKRLDDVHDAQAITSPAEPVAEITGKLAAQVRWKIVSQDAAMMQMLVDSRPITRIASEFGVSDVAVHKACQRLGVQKAARGHWLRKDGK, via the coding sequence GTCCTGATCGCCTTGAGCAGACGCAAGCCGCATGGAAGCTCACTCTGGCGGAGGCAATGGCCGAATGGCTCAGACTGGACCCGCCCGTCAAAACGAGCCACGCCGAGGTGTTACGTCTGGATCGCCTGAAAAAGCACCATCCCACGCTGTTGAACCGCCCATTGCTGGAAATCGACACCCGCGACATTCAGGACTTTATCGCCGAGCGATCCACTCATGCGGTGGAGCCGTCCACCGTCAATCGGGACCTGGCAGCGATATCGCGCACATTCAATTTCGCGCGTGCACGGCTGGGGTGCAGTGGCTTGAGCAACCCCATCGTCCCAGGCGTCAGACTGCGAGAGTCAGGCGGTCGCGTCAGGCGACTGGAAAGCGATGAAAAAGCGATGCTGATGGCTCACGCCAGAGCGTATGAAGCACTGCATGGCGTGCCGATTGCTTCCATCATTCAGGTGGCGCTGGGCACTGCGATGCGACTCAGTGAAATCGCCAGGATGCAGTGGGAACATCTGAGCCTGAACGATTCGGTCGTGCATCTGCCTGAGACGAAAAACGGCAGCGGCAGGCACGTTCCGCTGTCCGCTGACATCCGCGATGTCATCCTCGCGCAAGGCCGTGCGGCGGTCGGCAGGATTTGGCCGGAAAAAGAGGCGATTCGCAGCGCCTGGCGACGAGTCCGCGATGCGGCAGCCGCGCAGGCCGAAGCCTCGGGTCAGCGCCCGCTTGCTGAGCGCATCCGCACCTTTCGCTTCCACGACCTGCGACACGAGGCGACAAGCTGGCTGATTGAAAATACTGACCTGAACCTTGAACAGATTCGAAGCATCACCGGCCATAAGACCGTGACCATGCTGTCGCGCTATACCCATCCCAAGGCGGGCAAGCTGGTCAGCGCCTTGAACCGCGCCAAAAGGCTCGATGATGTACATGACGCACAGGCCATCACCAGCCCCGCTGAACCCGTCGCCGAAATCACCGGCAAGTTGGCGGCGCAAGTGCGATGGAAAATCGTCAGTCAGGATGCCGCGATGATGCAGATGCTGGTGGACAGCCGCCCGATCACCCGTATCGCCAGCGAATTTGGCGTCAGTGACGTGGCGGTGCACAAAGCCTGCCAGCGACTGGGTGTGCAAAAGGCTGCGCGGGGTCACTGGCTCAGAAAGGACGGCAAGTGA
- a CDS encoding type IV secretory system conjugative DNA transfer family protein, whose translation MSAKRKRKLLGATDGWALMGLAGAAAVAHPGLAGSNFTLTAMACGVAALSGFALGLGRYKQKLDPVDDSVFEGFVLPSDAPVDCKDEDGVLLGYTTDTQTPVRVPYNLLTRHIALVGASGVGKTTLGMFMIWQQIERGGGVTFIDAKIDGDSLAALTHMAKVTGRESDFYVLDISNPGRSHTYNPLINGDPDEVSSRLLNLIPSAENNPGADHYRQSVNHALTVIVGALQAANRLYTFNDLTILLQSPLALQELLRLCPQGPERMALDVFLDKYRKPAGKDSKEMVIDIAKMKDTLGGMAGRLALFAQGKFGEIFNTYTPEVDLFDVITQGKILYIRLPTMAKETAAINFAKMLLSDFRSAVARVQALPTSGRPHPPHLLFADEMGSYAMPGVSRLFEQARSAGISVMPGFQAFGQLREVSPEFADVILQNTWSKVLFRFGGADSAETAAEIIGKHKKMLYTLSQTANRSASSPFIHATPQLSQGEGDGLGESWRENEEYRVSPAKLSALAIGECVVTIGPRVYHLKVPYLNLPGAQDVEFIPLRHVRTVPQGWTGHDLGSRYTDFMSG comes from the coding sequence ATGAGTGCCAAACGCAAGCGCAAGCTGCTGGGGGCGACCGATGGCTGGGCGCTGATGGGCCTGGCGGGCGCGGCTGCGGTGGCCCACCCTGGGCTGGCAGGCAGCAACTTCACCCTGACCGCGATGGCCTGCGGCGTCGCTGCACTGAGCGGTTTTGCACTGGGGCTGGGTCGGTATAAGCAGAAGCTTGATCCGGTTGATGACAGCGTGTTCGAGGGCTTTGTCTTGCCCTCGGATGCGCCGGTGGACTGCAAGGATGAGGACGGCGTGCTGTTGGGGTACACCACCGACACCCAGACGCCTGTCCGGGTGCCCTACAACCTTCTGACCCGTCATATCGCGCTGGTGGGCGCATCAGGCGTCGGCAAGACGACACTGGGCATGTTCATGATCTGGCAACAGATCGAGCGCGGTGGCGGCGTCACATTCATTGACGCCAAGATCGACGGCGATTCCCTGGCCGCCCTGACGCACATGGCGAAAGTGACGGGGCGAGAGTCCGACTTCTACGTTCTTGACATTTCAAATCCTGGGCGCAGTCACACCTACAACCCGCTGATCAACGGCGACCCCGATGAGGTGTCCTCACGACTTCTGAATCTGATTCCCTCGGCTGAAAACAACCCTGGTGCGGATCACTATCGGCAAAGCGTCAACCACGCGCTGACAGTGATTGTCGGCGCGTTGCAGGCCGCCAACAGACTGTACACCTTCAATGACCTGACCATTTTGCTGCAATCGCCGCTGGCCTTGCAGGAGCTTTTGCGCCTGTGTCCGCAAGGGCCTGAACGGATGGCGCTGGACGTGTTTTTGGACAAATACCGCAAGCCTGCGGGCAAGGACTCGAAAGAGATGGTGATCGACATCGCCAAGATGAAGGACACCCTGGGCGGCATGGCGGGCAGGTTGGCGTTGTTTGCGCAAGGCAAGTTTGGTGAGATTTTCAACACCTACACGCCCGAAGTTGATCTTTTTGATGTCATCACCCAGGGCAAGATTCTGTACATCCGGCTGCCGACGATGGCAAAGGAAACAGCGGCGATCAATTTTGCCAAGATGCTGTTGTCTGATTTTCGTAGCGCGGTAGCACGGGTTCAGGCACTCCCAACCAGCGGGCGCCCTCACCCGCCGCATTTACTGTTCGCGGACGAAATGGGCAGTTATGCGATGCCCGGTGTTTCCCGGCTATTCGAGCAGGCGCGTTCGGCGGGCATATCGGTCATGCCCGGTTTTCAGGCATTCGGCCAATTGCGGGAGGTGTCCCCCGAGTTTGCGGACGTGATCTTGCAAAATACCTGGTCGAAAGTCCTGTTTCGTTTTGGGGGTGCGGATTCGGCAGAAACGGCTGCTGAAATCATCGGCAAGCACAAAAAGATGCTGTATACCCTGTCGCAGACCGCCAATCGCAGTGCATCGAGTCCGTTCATTCACGCCACCCCCCAGTTGTCGCAGGGCGAAGGGGATGGCCTGGGCGAGTCCTGGCGCGAGAACGAAGAATATCGCGTCTCCCCGGCCAAACTGTCAGCACTGGCGATTGGCGAATGTGTCGTCACTATTGGCCCGCGTGTATATCACCTCAAAGTGCCCTACCTGAACCTGCCCGGCGCACAGGACGTTGAGTTCATCCCCTTGAGGCACGTTCGCACCGTGCCGCAAGGCTGGACGGGGCATGATCTGGGGTCGCGTTACACCGACTTCATGAGCGGTTAA
- a CDS encoding conjugal transfer protein TraH — translation MKKIPVFFRLFAFLLVAMAWSPTSHAANAMADAFSQLTSSAHGAGHMRTSARNVYFGGSLNVRFPVQRVRLVSITPPHFSAGCGGIDASLGSLSFIKGAEIKKLIDAILSNSVGLVIDIAMRVLCPICADVIARLREMAQLLSSISIDSCEVATALVEGAYNAAQSNFPALGLKPLNELKSTEFCRQTSTKSGAAADSGAASKMCTSINDATERVTKWIGHLNGLASGASPTPQNQVDLMKALEESIEMHSNKAWAALTKMGYASTSAKELMISMTGFQLPINKAAAGESPKIEMSDSKYQSWGPEGPSYLLALIMYGTDSTASMVTGGGSATPAPTAPPAQNQSTLDQQINEAVTSRIGEIDSQKLKDLPFIYCLPQDVEKQGAVGSRVEITPYGEFLPVGGTQLPTIAFCNADHSTIDTVGEVAIKGDNLFIQKEGLYTRTAKILTGAIKDIQGGRAISNEAVALMTAVPLPLYRMVNIAAVYPDTAAQLVDMYSGFVALVLARSILTSQVLVPKDSGSKMDISATESMANAMAAMQAVVGLIKTSIDKEVALIGQTAALQNSLLSTLMTVDAVIYQSLNGTGLQGNISFTQGLVNGALR, via the coding sequence ATGAAAAAAATTCCTGTTTTCTTTCGTTTGTTTGCGTTTTTGCTGGTTGCAATGGCGTGGAGTCCCACATCTCATGCGGCAAATGCTATGGCTGACGCATTCAGTCAACTCACCAGCAGCGCACATGGCGCCGGACACATGCGCACGTCTGCGCGCAACGTCTATTTTGGCGGATCGCTGAATGTTCGCTTCCCGGTTCAGCGCGTCAGACTGGTTTCGATTACGCCGCCGCATTTTTCAGCCGGATGCGGCGGCATTGATGCCAGCCTCGGCAGCCTCTCCTTTATCAAGGGGGCCGAGATCAAGAAGCTGATTGACGCCATCCTGTCGAACTCGGTCGGCCTGGTCATTGACATTGCCATGCGCGTTCTGTGTCCGATCTGTGCGGATGTCATAGCGAGACTACGGGAGATGGCGCAGCTTTTGTCCTCCATCAGCATCGACTCCTGCGAGGTTGCAACTGCATTGGTCGAAGGCGCTTACAACGCAGCCCAAAGCAACTTTCCGGCACTGGGCCTCAAGCCGTTGAACGAACTGAAATCCACTGAGTTCTGTCGCCAGACTTCCACCAAAAGTGGCGCCGCAGCCGATTCAGGGGCGGCCTCCAAGATGTGCACCAGCATCAACGATGCGACCGAACGAGTGACGAAATGGATTGGTCATCTCAATGGGCTGGCCAGCGGCGCAAGTCCGACCCCCCAGAATCAGGTCGATCTCATGAAGGCGCTGGAAGAGAGCATTGAGATGCACTCGAATAAGGCATGGGCTGCGCTGACCAAAATGGGTTACGCCAGCACATCAGCCAAAGAGCTGATGATCTCCATGACCGGGTTTCAATTACCCATAAATAAGGCGGCTGCAGGTGAATCGCCGAAAATCGAGATGAGCGACTCCAAATATCAGAGCTGGGGGCCGGAAGGCCCGAGTTATTTGTTGGCGCTGATCATGTACGGGACCGATTCTACTGCAAGTATGGTCACAGGAGGGGGTTCCGCCACACCGGCCCCCACGGCACCCCCCGCCCAGAACCAGTCCACGCTCGATCAACAGATCAATGAGGCAGTTACCAGCCGCATCGGCGAGATCGACAGCCAAAAGTTGAAGGACTTGCCTTTTATCTATTGCTTGCCACAAGACGTTGAGAAGCAGGGGGCCGTAGGCTCTCGGGTGGAAATTACGCCATATGGTGAGTTTTTGCCGGTGGGTGGGACGCAATTGCCTACCATCGCTTTCTGCAATGCCGATCACTCCACCATCGACACCGTGGGTGAAGTTGCCATCAAGGGGGATAACCTCTTCATCCAGAAGGAAGGTCTTTATACCCGAACGGCCAAGATTCTGACTGGGGCCATCAAGGACATCCAGGGAGGCAGAGCTATTTCGAATGAAGCGGTCGCCCTGATGACAGCCGTGCCGTTGCCGCTGTACCGGATGGTGAATATCGCAGCGGTCTATCCTGATACGGCGGCGCAACTGGTGGATATGTATTCCGGTTTCGTTGCGCTCGTTTTGGCGCGCAGCATTCTGACCAGTCAGGTTCTGGTGCCCAAGGATTCTGGCTCTAAGATGGACATATCCGCCACTGAGTCAATGGCAAACGCGATGGCCGCAATGCAGGCGGTCGTCGGCTTAATCAAGACTTCCATTGACAAGGAGGTGGCGCTGATCGGCCAGACGGCAGCATTGCAGAACTCCCTGCTGTCAACCCTGATGACGGTCGATGCTGTGATCTACCAGTCGCTCAACGGCACCGGACTGCAAGGCAACATCTCGTTTACGCAAGGGCTTGTCAATGGCGCGCTGCGATGA
- the traN gene encoding conjugal transfer protein TraN: MQSTDDHGFTVTVCTPNVINPPEGAIVASDIDCFERQKTYTCYSEAPACNTDPACRESPGSRLCLEYDAAGQCVDWNITYQCSRGTAQCVRFADQNNCLTLNTFGFENQAALPPDEESQKNAMAGTGILQEMQTDSNEPADQTGAPSLFTGSHMQCKKEDYMLKNCCSTSLQDQGFLLTACSKSEVKLAGAKRANTATYIGDGCCQKAPLIGCIKRARNYCVFDSILAKIIQVEGRKQLAELATGPNFTTQARDLDLDYYESQEGAGGRWAGPVELNGNQFWHWQWSRQCKPENRGALTYDQMIQCPMASGEMRWAVCSGGTSTNGTIRDDQPHEDDASPRGRGVNAASTNTKCTIPTFTPPKLVTSEVNISAHMSQNDNGETFALTRYLVLKPRSPQACETDRDSDNPKCRYTASGLTSGAGIITSKLNWTLFVEDAGWEKWTTLGFQWLFAGRSVPVAQSPKFGTNIPQTVEIRYAPTENGVDPTGPIETLTLPVNISPATPYLIPGTGITIFGGCQGPYYLCKYQVFAPAQITARPFGNPGCGGGDPANNFPDCGGLTMAEFSHLDMSRIDLSEWLESLQPKQPDPAQVQTQVLRDSPLLQTPVQP, from the coding sequence ATGCAGTCCACCGATGACCACGGCTTTACGGTCACGGTTTGCACGCCGAACGTGATTAACCCCCCGGAAGGCGCGATCGTTGCCAGTGATATTGATTGCTTTGAGCGCCAGAAAACGTATACCTGCTATTCGGAAGCCCCCGCCTGCAACACCGACCCTGCTTGCCGTGAATCTCCCGGCTCCCGTCTGTGCCTGGAATATGACGCTGCAGGACAATGCGTGGACTGGAATATCACCTATCAGTGTTCGCGTGGGACGGCGCAATGCGTCCGCTTCGCCGATCAGAACAATTGCCTGACACTCAACACCTTCGGATTCGAGAATCAGGCCGCCCTGCCACCCGATGAGGAATCGCAGAAAAATGCGATGGCGGGCACCGGGATTCTTCAAGAAATGCAGACCGATTCCAACGAGCCTGCGGATCAGACAGGTGCGCCGTCGCTCTTTACAGGTTCGCACATGCAGTGCAAGAAGGAAGATTACATGCTCAAAAACTGCTGCTCGACCAGTCTGCAAGATCAGGGCTTTCTGTTGACGGCCTGCTCCAAGAGTGAGGTCAAGCTGGCGGGCGCCAAGCGCGCGAACACTGCAACCTATATTGGTGATGGATGTTGTCAGAAAGCCCCTTTAATCGGGTGCATCAAGCGAGCGCGCAACTACTGTGTCTTCGATTCGATTCTGGCAAAAATCATCCAGGTCGAGGGGCGCAAGCAACTGGCGGAACTGGCAACCGGCCCGAACTTTACGACACAGGCGCGCGATCTTGATCTCGACTATTACGAAAGTCAGGAGGGCGCTGGCGGGCGCTGGGCAGGCCCGGTTGAACTCAACGGCAACCAGTTCTGGCACTGGCAGTGGTCACGGCAGTGCAAGCCTGAGAATCGCGGCGCGCTGACCTACGATCAGATGATCCAGTGCCCGATGGCCTCCGGCGAAATGCGCTGGGCTGTGTGTTCAGGGGGCACCAGTACGAACGGCACCATCCGCGACGATCAGCCACATGAAGACGACGCGAGTCCGCGCGGCAGGGGTGTCAACGCTGCGTCCACCAACACCAAATGCACGATCCCCACATTCACGCCGCCCAAGCTGGTGACATCTGAGGTCAACATCTCAGCGCACATGAGTCAGAACGACAACGGCGAAACCTTCGCCCTGACCCGCTATCTGGTACTCAAGCCCAGATCGCCCCAGGCTTGCGAAACGGATCGGGACTCGGACAACCCCAAGTGCCGCTATACCGCCAGTGGGCTGACATCAGGTGCCGGGATCATCACCAGCAAGCTCAACTGGACGCTGTTTGTGGAGGATGCCGGTTGGGAAAAATGGACGACCCTGGGCTTCCAGTGGCTGTTTGCGGGGCGCTCGGTGCCTGTCGCGCAATCCCCCAAGTTTGGCACCAACATCCCGCAGACCGTAGAGATTCGTTATGCCCCAACCGAAAACGGGGTAGACCCGACCGGACCGATTGAAACGCTGACCCTGCCTGTGAACATTTCCCCGGCGACGCCTTATCTGATCCCCGGCACCGGCATCACGATTTTTGGCGGATGCCAAGGCCCGTATTACCTGTGCAAATACCAGGTGTTTGCGCCCGCCCAGATCACAGCGCGACCCTTTGGCAACCCTGGCTGCGGGGGCGGCGACCCCGCAAACAACTTCCCGGATTGCGGGGGGCTGACGATGGCCGAGTTCTCTCACCTGGACATGAGCCGGATTGACCTCTCCGAGTGGCTGGAAAGCCTGCAACCCAAACAGCCCGATCCCGCTCAGGTGCAGACCCAGGTGCTCAGGGATTCACCCCTGCTCCAAACCCCGGTGCAACCGTGA
- a CDS encoding DUF2274 domain-containing protein: protein MRLKNLPNKEPLETFSIKLKQSEAEALREYQLYVMESGHDLSLVELIASMTTTFLEMDKEFQAHYKAVKRAARKKAKQEDADSAQTDHTPSSVENGYSYS, encoded by the coding sequence ATGCGTTTGAAAAACCTGCCAAACAAAGAACCCCTTGAAACTTTCAGCATCAAACTCAAACAAAGTGAAGCTGAGGCATTGCGCGAATATCAACTCTACGTCATGGAATCCGGGCACGATTTATCCCTGGTGGAACTGATTGCGTCCATGACCACGACCTTCCTTGAAATGGATAAAGAGTTTCAGGCGCACTATAAGGCCGTGAAACGCGCCGCGCGCAAAAAAGCGAAACAGGAAGATGCAGATTCGGCGCAAACAGATCACACGCCTTCCAGCGTCGAAAACGGCTATAGCTACTCTTGA
- a CDS encoding lytic transglycosylase domain-containing protein produces MAMDLPPNIPACIAKASSIYQVPEALIKAIMHVESHGKPDARNINKNGSEDLGLMQINSIWLPELKKYRITRAKLLNNSCLNVAVGTWIFSGYYKQFGDYTRAIRAYNAGPNNPKGGYAYARKVILQWHYYHNLRYNKQVTAPQRTRVVLADPIVATPIE; encoded by the coding sequence ATGGCGATGGATTTGCCCCCCAATATCCCCGCTTGCATCGCCAAGGCGTCTTCGATTTATCAAGTGCCAGAAGCCTTGATCAAAGCGATCATGCACGTTGAAAGTCACGGCAAACCGGATGCCCGTAACATCAATAAAAATGGAAGCGAGGATTTGGGCTTGATGCAAATCAACTCCATTTGGCTGCCGGAGTTGAAAAAATACCGCATCACACGCGCCAAACTGCTGAACAATTCATGCCTGAATGTCGCAGTCGGCACCTGGATATTCAGCGGCTATTACAAACAGTTCGGAGACTATACCCGTGCTATTCGCGCTTACAACGCAGGCCCCAATAACCCCAAAGGCGGGTATGCTTATGCCCGTAAAGTCATTTTACAGTGGCACTATTACCACAACCTTCGTTATAACAAACAGGTGACAGCACCCCAACGCACCCGCGTTGTTTTAGCCGATCCTATCGTCGCAACCCCCATCGAGTAA